The stretch of DNA ttttcctttgtgtcatttttttttgtaccccACTCTTTGATCATGCCTTGTGTCgttctctccacacacacaccctgccttCCTCCCTGTCTCACCCAACACTCTCCATCCTCTCTTTGCCTGTCTCCAATCAACCAGGCTGGTCACCGGGTAAGTGTTCCCGCTCTGTGCTGGATCCCTGTCTTCTGAGCGCTGCGCCGCCTGGCACACTAACATGGGATTGGGTTGGTACAGCCCCAGAGGCTCTGATGCTTCAGCGCCATGGAGCTGCATCTGCTTACATTTCATATGCTTCAGCTTAACGACTAACAACCTGTAGAAATAAGACTGTAGGAAGCCATGTTAGATGTCTCTGTATAGATGTACGCTCTCACTCAGGCAGGAATAATATAAACATAATCTAAAGCAGGCTGGAAAATTAGACAGGGAATCTTAATTTATATTTACTGTGACTGAACCTTTCAGACAGCAGCTATTAAACCACATGAACCCAAAACAGTTACTGAGCTTTTCCCCCTTCTTCACATCTTTGGAGGATTCTTATTCCTTTGGAATACATAAAAGTATTGATACATTTTACAATTTTAAGCTGAGATTATTGTTAGATTGTTGGTTCATACAGTTTACAGCCAACTGTGAGTTATATCTTGCCATGTGATCAGTAATCTTAGCCCTGTTATAATGTGATTTCATGCTTAGTGTGACCCTTCggttttttttggtgtttcttAGTGACTTTGTGCCGTGTGAATACACCGATCTCTCTCATCTGTCATTCAGTGTCTGAATTCAGTCTGTGCCTGTTCAatccatattttttttcaattatttacaaacacagtTTGAATTCAGACACATAATACTCTCAGATTCTGACTCACAAGCGTTGCTTACTTTCAAGTTTGAGCATTTTTATCCACTGTACTACATCAGATTGTTGTTTTGgtgcaaaaacataaaaactgcaCTTTTTATTTGGCCTGGTCTAAAAACACAGCTATAACTAACTGAGGAGTGCAGTGGTtacctgtgtgtgcacagtggtGTCCTGCAGGGCTCCGTCCTCGGCCCACTTCCTTCTTTTTCACACACAGGTGGATGACTAacacccgtgtgtgtgtgtgtgtctgtgtgtgtgatggtatTAGTTGGTCCTGGTGTTAGGTGACCTGCACATCCCCCACCGCTGCAACACACTGCCAGCCAAGTTCAAGAAGCTGCTGGTCCCAGGGAAGATCCAGCACATCCTCTGCACAGGAAACCTCTGCACCAAGGAGAGCTATGACTACCTGAAGACACTCGCCGGGGACGTCCACATAGTCCGAGGAGACTTCGATGAGGTCTGTAGATAACAGGAAAAAACAAGAGGCACAAACTTTAGAAGCAGAGTGTGCCTTCAGAGTGTGCAGACAGGCCTAATGATGCTTTAATATATGAGTATTTAATTGCAGGGAGAAAGAAGGAAGCTGATCTCTTGTTGATGCTAAAGACTATTATTGCTGTAATTAAATCACAGTTGCTCCCTATTTACAAATTGAAATCTCCCTGTTTACACCTTGACTTTTAATACAGGGAAACCACAAGTGCTATtgtcaaatgaaaacaacagaacCTCACTGTTCCCTCTCCAGAACCTGAACTATCCAGAGCAGAAGGTGGTCACAGTGGGCCAGTTTAAGATCGGCCTCATCCACGGCCACCAGGTGATCCCCTGGGGTGACATGGCCAGCTTGGCGCTGCTGCAGAGGCAGCTCGACGTCGACATCCTCATCTCCGGACACACGCACAAGTTCGAGGCGTTCGAGAACGAGAACAAGTTCTACATCAACCCCGGCTCTGCTACTGGAGCCTACAGCGCACTGGAAAGGTGGGAGTCACACGAACAGCCGTCCGCCATGTCGTCTCATTCACAGGCGAGCCTGGCAgaacagaaaaatgtaaaaatgcacaagagcCGCCTTACTTTTAACAGCAGAGGATTACCCTTTAAAATGGGAACATCAACTGCAGCTTACAAGGTTGCTAAGCAACGACAGCTGGTGATGCAAAAAAGAAATC from Parambassis ranga chromosome 22, fParRan2.1, whole genome shotgun sequence encodes:
- the vps29 gene encoding vacuolar protein sorting-associated protein 29 isoform X2, giving the protein MLVLVLGDLHIPHRCNTLPAKFKKLLVPGKIQHILCTGNLCTKESYDYLKTLAGDVHIVRGDFDENLNYPEQKVVTVGQFKIGLIHGHQVIPWGDMASLALLQRQLDVDILISGHTHKFEAFENENKFYINPGSATGAYSALESNIIPSFVLMDIQASTVVTYVYQLIGDDVKVERIEYKKS
- the vps29 gene encoding vacuolar protein sorting-associated protein 29 isoform X1, with protein sequence MAGHRLVLVLGDLHIPHRCNTLPAKFKKLLVPGKIQHILCTGNLCTKESYDYLKTLAGDVHIVRGDFDENLNYPEQKVVTVGQFKIGLIHGHQVIPWGDMASLALLQRQLDVDILISGHTHKFEAFENENKFYINPGSATGAYSALESNIIPSFVLMDIQASTVVTYVYQLIGDDVKVERIEYKKS